One Bacillus amyloliquefaciens DSM 7 = ATCC 23350 DNA window includes the following coding sequences:
- a CDS encoding FAD-dependent oxidoreductase: MNHEVKKIIIAGGGIGGLCAAISLGRAGFEVTLCEAASEMRKSGAGILQPQNALGVLREIGVYEECCQNGFQTEWLKQHDENGSLLFKVREAFLDDSLPGRNNILRQTLNDILRKHAEAAGATILLGKKVVSYEETADEITVHFADGTVMTADILAGFDGIRSVVRDQMLQREVKTEYLGMGAHRFFISFPERVFHDSTLMYKKGQTQVGVVPLSEKTGYVFIIRPYDADCTDDEDTRFERVKDLLHGFPGVKFVTENMSKEYPVLFHKIEQMAVKEPWHRGRVVLGGDAVHAGAPTLAQGAAMAIEDAIVLSEELQNDENHETAFQAYFERRAERALQIQNLSSEIVRREIKGTPGVQDIIGECHRLLKEPY; the protein is encoded by the coding sequence ATGAACCATGAAGTGAAAAAGATCATCATAGCGGGCGGTGGGATCGGCGGCCTGTGTGCAGCGATTTCTCTCGGGAGAGCGGGGTTTGAAGTGACCCTTTGCGAGGCGGCTTCTGAAATGCGTAAAAGCGGAGCGGGCATTCTCCAGCCTCAAAATGCGCTCGGGGTGCTGCGTGAAATCGGTGTGTATGAAGAATGCTGCCAAAACGGTTTTCAAACGGAATGGCTGAAGCAGCATGATGAAAACGGGTCGTTATTGTTTAAAGTGAGAGAGGCGTTTTTAGATGATTCATTGCCGGGGAGGAATAATATATTGCGGCAAACGTTAAATGATATCCTCAGAAAGCATGCTGAAGCGGCGGGGGCCACGATTTTGCTGGGGAAAAAAGTCGTGTCTTACGAAGAAACGGCGGATGAAATAACGGTGCATTTCGCAGACGGAACCGTGATGACGGCGGACATTCTCGCCGGCTTTGACGGCATCCGCTCTGTTGTCCGTGATCAAATGCTGCAAAGAGAAGTGAAAACGGAGTATCTCGGCATGGGAGCGCACAGATTTTTCATCTCTTTTCCCGAGCGGGTTTTTCATGATTCGACACTGATGTATAAAAAGGGGCAGACGCAGGTCGGTGTCGTGCCGCTGTCCGAAAAAACAGGATACGTATTTATCATCCGGCCGTATGACGCTGACTGTACGGATGACGAGGATACACGTTTTGAACGGGTGAAAGACCTGCTGCACGGATTTCCGGGAGTGAAGTTTGTGACAGAGAATATGTCAAAGGAATATCCTGTTTTGTTTCATAAAATTGAGCAGATGGCGGTCAAAGAACCGTGGCACAGAGGCCGCGTCGTTCTGGGCGGGGATGCCGTTCATGCAGGAGCGCCGACATTGGCGCAGGGAGCGGCGATGGCGATTGAAGACGCGATCGTTCTTAGTGAAGAACTGCAAAATGATGAAAACCATGAAACTGCATTTCAAGCATACTTCGAAAGACGGGCGGAGCGGGCTTTACAGATACAGAATCTGTCATCTGAAATCGTCCGCCGCGAGATAAAGGGAACACCCGGTGTCCAAGACATCATCGGTGAATGCCATCGGCTGCTCAAAGAGCCTTATTAA
- a CDS encoding GDP-mannose 4,6-dehydratase, whose translation MSFWKNKNVFVTGCTGLLGSCLVKELIDQGANVTGLVRDTVPKSNLYQGEQVKQMNIVQGALEDLDVIERALGEYEIDTVFHLAAQAIVGVANRNPISTFEANILGTWNILEACRRHPLIKRVIVASSDKAYGDQPTLPYDENMPLQGKHPYDVSKSCADLLSHTYFNTYGLPVCITRCGNLYGGGDLNFNRIIPQTIQLVLNGEAPEIRSDGTFIRDYFYIEDAVEAYLLLAEKMEELNLAGEAFNFSNEIQLTVLELVEKILKAMDSDLKPKVLNQGSHEIKHQYLSAEKARKLLNWTPAHAIDEGLEKTIEWYKAFFQK comes from the coding sequence TTGAGTTTCTGGAAAAATAAAAATGTGTTTGTGACGGGATGTACAGGTCTTTTAGGAAGCTGCTTGGTGAAGGAACTGATCGATCAGGGGGCCAATGTGACAGGACTTGTCCGTGACACTGTGCCCAAATCAAATCTGTATCAGGGAGAACAAGTGAAGCAAATGAATATCGTGCAGGGCGCGCTTGAAGATCTGGATGTGATTGAGCGGGCGCTTGGCGAATATGAAATTGACACGGTCTTTCATTTAGCCGCTCAGGCGATCGTCGGTGTCGCAAACCGCAATCCGATTTCCACTTTTGAAGCCAATATTCTCGGCACATGGAACATCCTTGAAGCGTGCCGCAGACATCCGCTTATCAAGCGTGTGATCGTCGCTTCCAGTGATAAAGCATACGGCGACCAGCCGACACTGCCGTACGATGAAAACATGCCTCTTCAAGGCAAACATCCGTATGACGTGTCAAAAAGCTGTGCCGATCTGTTAAGCCACACATATTTTAATACGTACGGCCTTCCAGTCTGTATTACGCGCTGCGGCAATTTGTACGGCGGCGGGGATTTGAATTTCAACCGGATCATTCCGCAGACGATTCAGCTCGTGCTGAACGGTGAAGCGCCGGAAATCCGCAGCGACGGCACATTTATCCGTGATTATTTTTATATCGAGGATGCGGTCGAAGCATACCTTTTGCTGGCGGAAAAGATGGAGGAGCTCAATCTTGCGGGAGAAGCGTTCAACTTCAGCAATGAGATTCAGCTGACGGTGCTGGAACTGGTAGAAAAAATTCTTAAGGCCATGGACAGTGATCTGAAGCCGAAGGTGCTCAACCAGGGAAGCCACGAAATCAAGCATCAATATTTATCGGCTGAAAAGGCGAGGAAGCTTCTGAACTGGACACCCGCGCATGCCATTGATGAAGGATTGGAAAAAACGATTGAATGGTATAAAGCCTTTTTTCAAAAGTAA
- a CDS encoding putative nucleotide-diphospho-sugar transferase gives MTSAYCTVLSKGRLYQAIALFGSLKEVQADAPIFTLCMDQDTYDVLQAMRPDNVTLIQVSALENEELLELKRTRDQSEYCWTVKPVFLEFVLDGHPDLERVTYIDADLFFFADPRPIFENQPDCSVLLSRGDIVIPSFEKQEIDMLQRLLGRYNSGFLSFKADRAGTDCLKWWKERCLEECKNAPGEGKFGDQGYLDYMSDLFPNVCDIATPGVNIGHWNYGRHTFSWKDGRLVLEDGSPLIFYHFSGYRIVTANDIRQIHETTRTDLPFVHQLYQDILKQVIGTVSAVCPEFSGFASEDDNK, from the coding sequence GTGACAAGCGCATATTGCACAGTTTTATCAAAAGGAAGGCTATATCAGGCCATCGCTTTATTCGGCTCATTGAAAGAGGTTCAGGCGGACGCCCCCATTTTTACTTTGTGCATGGATCAAGACACCTATGACGTGCTTCAAGCAATGCGGCCGGATAATGTCACCTTGATTCAGGTGTCGGCACTGGAAAATGAGGAGCTCCTTGAACTGAAGCGGACGAGGGATCAGAGCGAATACTGCTGGACGGTGAAGCCGGTATTTCTCGAATTCGTACTGGACGGACATCCGGACTTAGAGCGTGTCACGTACATTGATGCCGATTTGTTTTTCTTCGCTGATCCGCGCCCGATTTTTGAAAATCAGCCGGATTGTTCGGTGCTTCTGTCACGGGGCGATATCGTCATCCCCTCATTTGAAAAACAGGAAATTGACATGCTGCAGCGTCTTTTAGGCCGGTATAATTCCGGTTTTCTCAGCTTCAAAGCCGACCGGGCCGGCACAGATTGTCTCAAGTGGTGGAAAGAACGTTGCCTGGAAGAATGCAAAAATGCGCCGGGGGAAGGAAAATTCGGAGATCAGGGCTATTTGGATTACATGTCTGATCTGTTCCCGAATGTGTGTGACATTGCCACGCCCGGCGTGAATATCGGCCATTGGAATTACGGACGGCATACGTTTTCATGGAAGGACGGGCGCCTTGTGCTCGAAGACGGAAGTCCGCTGATTTTCTATCATTTCAGCGGATATCGGATCGTCACAGCCAACGACATTCGGCAGATTCATGAGACGACCCGGACCGACCTGCCGTTTGTCCATCAGCTTTACCAGGACATTCTGAAGCAGGTGATCGGGACGGTCAGCGCCGTCTGCCCGGAGTTCAGCGGCTTTGCATCTGAGGATGATAACAAATAA
- a CDS encoding DUF3900 domain-containing protein codes for MDFEIKFLSFYVIQVEGKDDQANKQFKHFQTLDTEEFEESELKDFLDGELKKIVKRKAERHPQSEQVPTKIGHFITEPGHELDSNPNYNLFNRARLADTKEAFIEASEQFVRTYLDTSAVRGGVFIVASAVPRKYFEDKFVFMMKCDFEPKVARISDAASLIKKVEMAITTKNMKSIQYPYMPEEGMTEEHELKIHQASHARYFEDFLKFVEYGESMPEIMKNQVINMVQEHVYETFEENSEELQQFEHDIEIWEASEKREIQERLDTHQVIEASAQIIEHTPEAELKMKVGETEIKGLLADFGESIHLAKVNGRYVALIEAETISFEKGSSPVEFHKPEGLHEVIERIRNKSEQD; via the coding sequence ATGGATTTTGAAATCAAGTTTTTATCGTTTTATGTCATTCAAGTGGAAGGAAAAGACGATCAGGCAAACAAACAGTTCAAACATTTCCAGACGCTTGATACGGAAGAATTTGAAGAAAGCGAGCTGAAGGATTTTCTTGACGGGGAATTGAAGAAAATCGTCAAACGGAAAGCCGAACGGCACCCGCAATCAGAGCAGGTCCCCACAAAAATCGGCCATTTTATCACGGAGCCGGGTCATGAGCTTGATTCAAATCCGAATTACAACCTTTTCAACCGCGCCCGGCTTGCGGATACGAAGGAAGCATTTATAGAAGCAAGTGAGCAGTTCGTCCGCACGTACCTCGATACAAGCGCCGTTCGCGGCGGTGTTTTCATTGTGGCATCGGCCGTGCCCCGCAAATATTTTGAGGACAAATTCGTCTTTATGATGAAATGCGATTTCGAGCCGAAGGTCGCCCGCATCTCAGACGCCGCGTCTCTCATTAAAAAAGTCGAAATGGCCATCACGACAAAGAATATGAAAAGCATTCAATATCCTTATATGCCGGAAGAAGGCATGACCGAAGAGCACGAGCTGAAAATCCATCAGGCCTCGCACGCCCGTTATTTCGAGGATTTTCTCAAATTTGTCGAATACGGCGAATCGATGCCGGAAATCATGAAAAACCAAGTCATAAACATGGTGCAGGAACACGTGTATGAAACCTTTGAAGAAAACAGTGAAGAGCTTCAGCAGTTTGAGCACGACATCGAAATTTGGGAAGCGAGTGAAAAGCGGGAAATTCAGGAGCGCCTCGACACCCATCAAGTCATCGAGGCATCCGCGCAGATCATTGAGCATACGCCTGAGGCCGAGCTGAAAATGAAAGTCGGAGAAACAGAGATTAAAGGACTGCTGGCCGATTTCGGCGAATCCATCCATCTCGCGAAAGTGAACGGACGCTATGTCGCGCTCATTGAAGCAGAAACGATTTCGTTTGAAAAAGGCAGTTCACCGGTGGAGTTTCACAAGCCTGAGGGGCTGCATGAGGTGATTGAGCGGATCCGGAATAAATCTGAACAAGACTGA
- a CDS encoding bifunctional cytochrome P450/NADPH--P450 reductase, with product MKETSPIPKPKTFGPLGNLPLLDKDKPTMSLIKLAKEQGPIFQLHTPAGTIIVVSGHELVKEVCDEERFDKSIEGALEKVRAFSGDGLFTSWTHEPNWRKAHNILMPTFSKRAMKDYHSMMTDIAVQLIQKWARLNPDEAVDVPADMTRLTLDTIGLCGFNYRFNSYYRETPHPFINSMVRALDEAMHQMQRLDVQDKLMIRTKRQFHHDIQAMFSLVDSIIAERRSDGGRDEKDLLARMLNVEDPETGEKLDDENIRFQIITFLIAGHETTSGLLSFAIYFLLKHPRVLEKAYEEADRVLTDPVPSYKQVLELTYIRMILQESLRLWPTAPAFSLYAKEDTVIGGKYPITTKDRISVLIPQLHRDKDAWGDNAEEFYPERFEHPDQVPHHAYKPFGNGQRACIGMQFALHEATLVLGMILQHFTFTDHTDYELDIKQTLTLKPNDFHIRVRPRSKEAVPAAFTAAEKAAEDVTKEKQETKGASIIGLDNRPLLILYGSDTGTAEGVAWELADTAGMHGVRTETAPLNDRIGKLPKEGALLIITSSYNGKPPSNAGQFVQWLEEVKQGELEGVRYAVFGCGDHNWAATYQAVPRLIDEKLAEKGAERFSSRGEGDVSGDFEGKLDEWKKSMWKDAMKAFGLKLNENAEKERSTLGLQFVSGLGGSPLAQTYEAVYASVAENRELQAPESDRSTRHIEIILPKEAAYNEGDHLGVLPVNSKEQVSRVLRRYNLNGNDQVLLTASGQSAAHLPLDRPVRLHDLLSSCVELQEAASRAQIREMAAYTVCPPHKHELEGLLEEGVYQEQILTLRVSMLDLLEKYEACELPFERFLELLRPLKPRYYSISSSPLKHPGQASITVGVVRGPARSGLGEYRGVASNYLADRSPDDGIVMFVRTPETKFRLPEDPEKPIIMVGPGTGVAPFRGFLQARAALKGEGKELGEAHLYFGCRNDYDFIYRDELEAYEKDGIVTLHTAFSRKEGVPKTYVQHLMAEDAETLISILDRGGHLYVCGDGSKMAPDVEETLQKAYQSAHGTDERQAQEWLLDLQTKGIYAKDVWAGI from the coding sequence ATGAAGGAAACAAGTCCGATTCCGAAGCCGAAGACGTTCGGGCCGCTCGGCAATCTCCCTTTGCTTGATAAAGACAAGCCCACAATGTCGCTTATCAAACTGGCCAAAGAGCAGGGGCCCATTTTTCAGCTGCATACACCGGCGGGCACCATTATCGTCGTGTCCGGCCATGAACTGGTGAAAGAGGTTTGTGACGAAGAGCGGTTTGATAAAAGTATTGAAGGGGCTTTGGAAAAAGTCCGCGCGTTTTCCGGTGACGGGCTGTTTACAAGCTGGACGCACGAGCCTAACTGGCGAAAGGCGCACAATATTCTGATGCCGACCTTCAGCAAGCGCGCGATGAAAGATTATCATTCGATGATGACTGATATCGCGGTGCAGCTGATTCAAAAATGGGCAAGGCTGAATCCTGATGAGGCCGTTGATGTGCCTGCTGATATGACCCGGCTGACGCTCGATACGATCGGACTGTGCGGTTTTAACTATCGGTTTAACAGCTATTACAGAGAAACGCCTCATCCGTTTATTAACAGCATGGTGCGCGCACTTGATGAAGCGATGCACCAAATGCAGCGTCTTGATGTTCAGGATAAGCTCATGATCAGGACGAAGCGCCAATTTCATCATGATATTCAGGCGATGTTTTCGTTGGTAGACAGTATTATCGCAGAGCGCAGGTCAGACGGCGGCCGGGATGAAAAAGATCTGCTGGCCAGGATGCTGAATGTTGAAGACCCGGAAACAGGTGAAAAACTTGATGATGAAAATATCCGCTTTCAAATCATCACGTTTTTAATTGCCGGCCATGAAACGACAAGCGGCCTGCTTTCCTTTGCCATCTACTTTCTGCTGAAGCATCCCCGCGTTTTGGAAAAAGCTTATGAGGAAGCTGATCGGGTATTGACCGATCCCGTTCCTTCGTATAAACAAGTGCTGGAGCTTACCTATATCCGGATGATTTTGCAGGAGTCATTGCGCTTATGGCCGACCGCGCCTGCGTTCAGTCTTTATGCGAAAGAGGATACGGTGATCGGCGGGAAATATCCGATCACGACAAAAGACAGAATTTCCGTCTTAATTCCTCAGCTTCATCGTGATAAAGACGCGTGGGGAGACAATGCGGAGGAATTTTATCCGGAGCGGTTTGAACATCCTGATCAAGTGCCCCACCATGCGTACAAGCCGTTCGGAAACGGTCAGCGGGCGTGTATCGGCATGCAGTTCGCGCTGCATGAAGCGACTCTTGTACTGGGGATGATTCTTCAGCATTTTACCTTTACAGACCATACCGATTATGAGCTGGATATTAAACAGACGTTAACGCTCAAGCCCAACGACTTTCATATCCGGGTGCGGCCGCGGAGCAAAGAAGCCGTTCCGGCGGCTTTCACGGCGGCTGAAAAAGCGGCGGAAGACGTAACAAAAGAAAAACAGGAGACAAAAGGCGCTTCCATTATCGGGCTTGACAACCGACCGCTTCTGATTCTGTACGGCTCAGATACGGGAACCGCAGAAGGCGTTGCGTGGGAGCTTGCCGATACTGCCGGGATGCACGGCGTCCGGACTGAAACGGCACCTTTGAATGACCGGATCGGAAAATTGCCGAAAGAAGGAGCTCTCTTGATCATTACGTCCTCTTATAACGGAAAGCCTCCGAGTAACGCCGGACAATTCGTTCAATGGCTTGAAGAAGTCAAACAAGGGGAATTGGAAGGCGTCCGATATGCCGTCTTCGGCTGCGGTGATCATAACTGGGCGGCGACATATCAGGCCGTTCCGAGACTTATTGATGAAAAGCTTGCTGAAAAAGGGGCGGAACGCTTTTCCTCACGAGGTGAAGGTGATGTCAGCGGCGATTTTGAAGGAAAGCTTGATGAATGGAAAAAAAGTATGTGGAAGGACGCCATGAAAGCGTTCGGTCTCAAGCTGAATGAAAATGCCGAAAAAGAGCGGAGTACGCTGGGCCTTCAATTTGTGAGCGGGCTTGGCGGCTCTCCCTTGGCTCAGACGTATGAAGCGGTTTACGCATCCGTTGCGGAAAACAGGGAGCTCCAAGCGCCGGAAAGCGATAGAAGCACAAGGCATATTGAAATCATTCTGCCGAAGGAGGCTGCTTACAATGAAGGGGATCATCTCGGCGTTCTGCCTGTAAACAGCAAAGAGCAGGTCAGCCGTGTTCTCCGCCGGTACAATCTGAACGGCAACGACCAAGTGCTGCTGACGGCCAGCGGACAGAGCGCGGCTCATCTCCCGCTCGATCGGCCGGTCAGGCTGCACGATCTTCTGAGCAGCTGCGTCGAATTGCAGGAAGCGGCATCAAGAGCTCAAATCCGTGAAATGGCCGCTTATACTGTCTGCCCGCCGCACAAACATGAATTGGAAGGTCTTCTTGAGGAGGGTGTCTATCAGGAGCAAATCCTGACATTGCGCGTCTCAATGCTCGATCTCCTTGAAAAATATGAAGCGTGTGAGCTTCCGTTTGAACGATTTTTGGAGCTTTTGCGTCCGCTGAAACCGCGTTATTATTCGATTTCAAGCTCGCCGCTGAAACATCCCGGGCAGGCTTCAATTACCGTCGGCGTCGTTCGCGGCCCCGCCCGCAGCGGTTTGGGGGAGTATCGCGGAGTCGCTTCGAACTATTTGGCGGATCGCAGTCCTGACGATGGTATCGTGATGTTTGTCCGCACGCCGGAAACAAAATTCCGGCTTCCGGAAGATCCGGAAAAACCGATTATTATGGTCGGTCCGGGCACAGGAGTCGCCCCGTTCCGCGGATTTTTGCAGGCGCGGGCGGCATTAAAAGGAGAAGGAAAAGAGCTGGGGGAGGCCCATCTCTACTTCGGATGCAGAAACGATTATGATTTTATTTACCGTGACGAGCTTGAAGCTTATGAAAAAGACGGAATCGTGACGCTTCATACGGCTTTCTCCCGCAAAGAAGGCGTACCGAAAACGTATGTGCAGCACTTAATGGCGGAAGATGCCGAAACTTTAATTTCGATCCTTGACAGGGGAGGGCATCTATACGTATGCGGCGACGGAAGCAAGATGGCGCCTGATGTAGAGGAAACGCTGCAAAAAGCATATCAGTCGGCTCACGGAACAGATGAACGGCAAGCACAAGAGTGGCTTTTGGATCTCCAGACAAAAGGCATTTATGCAAAAGATGTCTGGGCGGGAATTTAA
- the rfbF gene encoding glucose-1-phosphate cytidylyltransferase: MKAVILCGGKGTRMSEITNERPKPLAMIGGKPILWHIMKLYQYYGVNEFILLLGFKGEMIKEYFLDYDWKNHSMTLDSSTGEVRILGKSEPWKITFLDTGEHTQTAGRLLQAKDIIGDETFLMTYGDGLANINMFHLISYHQSKGAAATVTGIEKTSQFGTLRVEDGMAKSFSEKTSSDGIINGGFFVLSPKVFDYLPKDRDVMFEEEPLKELAKAGELAVYRHYGFWTAIDTYKNLLEINKMWDQGQHVWKVW; the protein is encoded by the coding sequence ATGAAAGCAGTCATTCTCTGCGGCGGGAAAGGAACGAGAATGAGCGAAATCACCAATGAACGTCCTAAACCGCTCGCCATGATTGGCGGAAAACCGATTCTATGGCATATTATGAAACTCTATCAATACTATGGCGTGAACGAATTTATCCTGCTTCTTGGTTTCAAAGGAGAGATGATTAAGGAATATTTCTTAGATTATGATTGGAAGAATCACAGCATGACGCTGGACAGCTCTACCGGAGAAGTGCGGATATTGGGAAAATCCGAGCCGTGGAAAATTACTTTTTTAGACACGGGGGAACACACGCAGACGGCGGGGCGGCTTTTACAGGCAAAGGACATCATCGGGGATGAAACCTTTCTAATGACGTACGGGGACGGACTGGCCAACATCAACATGTTTCATCTGATCAGCTATCATCAATCAAAAGGGGCTGCGGCAACCGTCACCGGTATTGAGAAGACCTCGCAATTCGGGACGCTGAGAGTCGAAGACGGCATGGCGAAAAGCTTTTCTGAAAAAACCTCAAGCGACGGCATCATCAACGGCGGATTCTTCGTGCTCAGCCCGAAGGTATTCGATTATCTGCCGAAAGACAGGGATGTCATGTTTGAAGAAGAACCGCTGAAGGAGCTGGCGAAGGCCGGCGAATTAGCTGTATACCGGCATTACGGATTCTGGACGGCGATCGATACGTATAAAAACCTGCTGGAAATCAACAAGATGTGGGATCAAGGACAACATGTATGGAAGGTATGGTGA
- a CDS encoding LTA synthase family protein, with protein MKKLFSYRLSFFVLAIILFWAKTYLAYHAEFNLGVKGPTQQFLLVINPFSSAIFFLGLALFAKGRKSAIIMVIIDFIMTFILYANILFYRFFDDFLTFPNLKQSGNVGNMGDGIFSIMSGHDILYFVDIIILIALLVWRRELKEFKLKKRYTSLIIVTGIVLFFINLAIAEEDRPELLTRTFDRNYIVKYLGLYNYTIYDGVQTAQTETQRAYASSDDLTSVENYTSSHYAKPDAEYFGKAKGKNIIKIHLESFQSFLINYKLDGKEVTPFLNKLARGGEDMTYFDNFFHQTGQGKTSDAELMMDNSLFGLPEGSAFVTKGENTYQSLPAILDQSEGYTSAVLHGDYKSFWNRDQIYKHIGYDKFFDASTYDMSDDNLVNMGLKDKPFFKESIPKLQSLKQPFYAHLITLTNHYPFTLDEKDATIEKAKTGDATVDDYFQTARYLDEALEQFFKDLKSSGLYDNSVIMIYGDHYGISENHNRAMKEILGKEITPYQNAQNQRVPLMIHVPGKKGGVNHTYGGEMDVMPTILHLEGIDSKKYINFGTDLFSKDHDDTVTFRNGDYVTPKYTSISNVVYDTKTGKELKGNQETKNLKARVTEQLKLSDSVMYKDLLRFHKMNDFTPVDPSKYHYGKEKLNQDNK; from the coding sequence ATGAAGAAATTATTTTCTTACAGACTTAGTTTTTTTGTACTGGCTATTATTTTGTTTTGGGCCAAAACGTATTTAGCCTATCATGCTGAATTCAACCTTGGGGTGAAGGGGCCGACACAGCAGTTTCTGCTTGTGATCAATCCGTTCTCAAGCGCCATTTTCTTTTTAGGACTGGCATTGTTTGCGAAAGGCCGCAAATCAGCGATTATTATGGTGATTATTGATTTCATCATGACGTTTATTTTGTATGCAAATATCCTATTCTATCGATTCTTCGATGATTTCTTGACATTCCCTAACTTAAAGCAATCCGGTAATGTCGGAAATATGGGAGACGGCATCTTCAGCATTATGTCCGGCCATGATATTTTATACTTTGTTGACATTATTATTTTAATCGCACTGCTGGTGTGGAGACGTGAGCTGAAGGAATTCAAGCTGAAAAAACGTTATACGTCATTAATTATCGTTACGGGTATCGTTTTGTTCTTCATTAACTTGGCGATTGCCGAAGAGGACCGCCCGGAGCTGTTGACAAGAACATTCGACCGCAACTACATTGTGAAATACTTAGGCCTTTATAATTACACGATTTATGACGGCGTGCAGACGGCACAGACGGAAACGCAGCGGGCATATGCAAGCAGCGATGACCTGACGAGCGTTGAAAACTACACATCGTCGCATTACGCGAAGCCGGACGCCGAGTATTTCGGCAAGGCTAAAGGCAAAAACATCATTAAGATTCACTTGGAGAGTTTCCAATCGTTTTTGATCAATTACAAACTTGACGGTAAAGAAGTCACGCCGTTCCTGAATAAACTCGCCCGCGGCGGAGAAGACATGACGTACTTTGATAACTTTTTCCACCAAACAGGCCAAGGTAAAACATCTGACGCAGAGCTGATGATGGATAACAGCCTGTTCGGACTGCCTGAAGGGTCAGCCTTCGTGACAAAAGGAGAAAACACGTATCAATCGCTACCTGCCATCCTTGACCAAAGTGAAGGCTATACAAGCGCCGTTTTACATGGTGACTACAAATCATTCTGGAACCGTGACCAGATTTACAAACATATCGGCTATGACAAATTCTTTGACGCCAGCACATACGATATGTCTGACGACAACCTTGTCAATATGGGACTGAAGGATAAACCATTCTTTAAAGAATCCATTCCGAAGCTTCAATCGCTGAAACAGCCGTTCTATGCGCATTTAATCACGCTGACGAACCATTATCCGTTTACGCTTGATGAAAAAGACGCAACGATCGAAAAAGCGAAAACGGGAGACGCGACTGTGGATGACTATTTCCAGACCGCACGTTATCTCGACGAAGCGCTTGAACAGTTCTTTAAAGACCTGAAATCGTCCGGTTTATATGACAACTCGGTGATTATGATTTACGGAGACCACTACGGAATCTCTGAAAACCATAACCGCGCGATGAAAGAAATTCTCGGCAAAGAAATTACGCCTTATCAAAACGCGCAGAACCAGCGTGTGCCGCTTATGATTCACGTCCCTGGCAAAAAAGGCGGAGTGAACCATACGTACGGCGGTGAAATGGATGTAATGCCGACGATCCTTCACTTAGAAGGCATCGATTCTAAGAAATATATTAATTTCGGTACCGATCTCTTCTCGAAAGACCATGATGACACGGTGACGTTCCGTAACGGAGATTACGTCACGCCGAAATATACTTCTATTTCCAATGTCGTATACGATACGAAGACAGGAAAAGAACTGAAAGGCAATCAGGAAACGAAAAACCTGAAAGCCAGAGTCACAGAGCAGCTGAAGCTGTCTGACAGCGTTATGTACAAAGACCTGCTCAGATTCCACAAAATGAACGACTTTACGCCGGTTGATCCGTCAAAATATCATTACGGCAAAGAAAAGCTCAATCAGGATAATAAATAA